ATCGAGGCGATCTGGCTGCGCATGAACCCGCATCCGGCCGGGCAGCTGACACACAACGGCGCGACCCTCGACGGAAAAGTCCTGCCAGGCATACAGCACAAGTACCGCGAGACCGTGCTGTTTTTCCCCGGTGCCGGTCAGACGTGTCACGCGTACTGCACGTTCTGTTTCCGCTGGGCGCAGTTCATCGGCGAGGAAGAACTCAAGTTCAACGCGCGTGAGTCCCAGGAGCTGGTGAACTACCTGCGGGTGCACACCGAGGTGACCGACGTGCTCATCACCGGGGGCGATCCGATGATCATGAACACCCGATCGCTGGCGGGGTACATCGAGCCGCTGCTGGAGCTGCCCCACCTCAAAAGCATCCGCATCGGCACCAAATCCGTGGCGTACTGGCCGCAACGGTTTGTCAGCGACAAGGACGCGCCGGAACTGTTGGAGCTGTTTAAACGGATCGTCGCGGCGGGCAAACACCTGTCGGTCATGGGGCACTACAACCACCCGGTGGAGATCCGCCAGGGCATCGCCCGCGAGGCCGTCGAGCGCATTCGCTCCACCGGGGCGACCTTGCGCATGCAGGCGCCGGTGATCCGCCACATCAACGAAAACCCCGCCGATTGGGCGGCGCTCTGGACTGAGGGCGTGCGGCTGGGAGCGGTGCCTTATTACATGTTTGTCGAGCGCGATACCGGGCCGAGCCACTACTTCGCGATGCCGCTGGCACGGGCTTTCGAGATTTTCCAGGCGGCTTACCGAACGGTGTCCGGGCTGGCGCGTACGGTGCGCGGGCCATCCATGAGCACGTTTTACGGGAAGGTGTTGATCAACGGCATCGAGACCGTGGCCGGGGAAAAAGTCTTCGTGTTGCAGTTTCTTCAGGCACGCGATCCGCAGTGGGTATTGCGCACCTTCTATGCGCGGTTCGATCCGCACGCGACCTGGTTCGATGAGCTGCGGCCGGCGTTTGGCGAGCGCTCGTTTTTCTTTCAGCCGGAGCCAGTAGCGGTGCCCGAATTGATACCGGTCCTGCTCGAAACGGCGTAGGACGATTAATCAGGAGATAGGGACATGAGCAGTATTCCGTTTGATCAGCGAGAAGGTTTTATCTGGCTCGACGGCGAGTTCGTCGAGTGGTCCGAGGCGCGCTTGCATGTGCTGACCCATGGTTTGCATTACGCGAGCACCGTGTACGAAGGGGAGCGTGTCTAC
This DNA window, taken from Pseudomonas fluorescens NCIMB 11764, encodes the following:
- a CDS encoding KamA family radical SAM protein, which translates into the protein MQGLSEQERYKPYNSRTIRDTPYWQKLTPALQEAMTVVARVMPFRTNDYVLGTLIDWSNIPDDPIFRMTFPHKDMLLPDEYASLKQLIERDDAVAIKRRIEAIWLRMNPHPAGQLTHNGATLDGKVLPGIQHKYRETVLFFPGAGQTCHAYCTFCFRWAQFIGEEELKFNARESQELVNYLRVHTEVTDVLITGGDPMIMNTRSLAGYIEPLLELPHLKSIRIGTKSVAYWPQRFVSDKDAPELLELFKRIVAAGKHLSVMGHYNHPVEIRQGIAREAVERIRSTGATLRMQAPVIRHINENPADWAALWTEGVRLGAVPYYMFVERDTGPSHYFAMPLARAFEIFQAAYRTVSGLARTVRGPSMSTFYGKVLINGIETVAGEKVFVLQFLQARDPQWVLRTFYARFDPHATWFDELRPAFGERSFFFQPEPVAVPELIPVLLETA